One Coleofasciculus sp. FACHB-1120 genomic region harbors:
- a CDS encoding NADP-dependent oxidoreductase has protein sequence MPNSTNQQILLKSRPVGEPKESDFALVETSIPEPGEGEVLNRTIYLSLDPYIRGRMSDRESYASPAELGSVMVGGTVSQVVKSNHPQFSAGDFVLGYDGWQTYGVSKGEMLRKLDPNQAPISYALGITGMPGMTAYFALLDIGQPQPGETVVVSAASGAVGSVVGQIAKLKGCRVVGVAGSEAKCDYVVKELGFDACINRKTQDLSSALKAACPNGIDVYFDNTAGAILEAVLQQINLGARIPLVGLISQYNAQTPPPGPNLMPLLVKRALIKGFLVGDYQQRQVEFVNDVSQWLQEGKLKYKEDLVEGLENSPHTFIGLLQGKNFGKLIVKVSDDPTG, from the coding sequence ATGCCTAATTCAACTAACCAACAAATCTTACTCAAAAGCCGCCCAGTTGGGGAACCAAAAGAGAGTGATTTCGCCTTGGTCGAAACCTCAATCCCAGAACCAGGGGAAGGAGAAGTTCTCAACCGCACAATATACCTGTCCCTCGACCCCTATATACGCGGACGTATGAGCGATCGCGAATCTTATGCTTCTCCAGCAGAATTGGGTTCCGTGATGGTCGGTGGTACAGTCAGCCAAGTGGTGAAATCGAACCATCCCCAATTCTCAGCCGGAGATTTTGTGCTGGGTTATGACGGCTGGCAAACCTATGGCGTATCGAAAGGCGAAATGTTACGTAAGCTTGACCCCAATCAAGCCCCCATCTCTTATGCGTTGGGCATAACGGGGATGCCCGGAATGACGGCATATTTTGCGCTGCTGGATATTGGGCAACCCCAACCGGGCGAAACCGTTGTCGTTTCTGCTGCTTCTGGCGCAGTCGGGTCTGTAGTCGGTCAAATTGCTAAACTCAAAGGCTGTCGGGTAGTGGGGGTGGCTGGGAGTGAGGCGAAATGCGATTATGTCGTGAAAGAATTAGGGTTTGATGCCTGCATTAACCGCAAAACTCAAGACCTAAGTTCTGCACTGAAAGCGGCTTGTCCTAACGGAATCGATGTCTACTTTGACAATACGGCGGGTGCAATTTTAGAAGCTGTGTTGCAGCAGATTAATCTTGGGGCAAGAATCCCACTGGTTGGTTTAATCTCGCAGTACAACGCACAAACTCCTCCTCCTGGCCCTAATTTGATGCCACTTTTGGTTAAACGCGCTTTAATTAAAGGTTTTCTTGTGGGTGATTACCAACAGCGTCAGGTAGAGTTCGTAAATGATGTTTCTCAGTGGTTGCAGGAAGGCAAGCTCAAGTATAAAGAAGACCTTGTAGAGGGACTGGAAAACTCGCCCCACACCTTCATTGGTTTACTGCAAGGGAAAAACTTTGGCAAGCTGATTGTTAAAGTCAGTGACGATCCGACAGGATGA